One stretch of Flavobacterium sp. 9 DNA includes these proteins:
- a CDS encoding DUF1338 domain-containing protein — MNKDQLLTKLWEQYADITPSAKKIHELLEDKGEEIQNDHIAIRTFNDKRVNIEVLEKPFINVGYEAKGEYNFETKKLYAKHYEHATDKSAPRIFISELELEKCSAELQETVQNILNSCDQNVFNDPELVLSGSVWKGNSQKIYKSLLEESEYAAWMYVYGFRANHFTINTNALKGFKTLEELNNFLEESGWKLNASGGKIKGTPEQLLEQSSTLADLYVVDFEEGAIEIPSCYYEFALRYPMANGELYQGFVASSADKIFESTDVKLQEAK, encoded by the coding sequence ATGAATAAAGATCAATTACTTACGAAACTATGGGAGCAATATGCTGATATTACTCCATCTGCAAAAAAAATACATGAACTATTAGAAGATAAAGGCGAAGAAATCCAGAATGACCATATCGCGATTCGTACTTTCAATGACAAACGTGTTAATATTGAGGTATTAGAAAAGCCTTTTATTAATGTTGGTTATGAGGCAAAGGGCGAGTATAATTTTGAAACTAAAAAATTATATGCAAAGCATTATGAGCACGCTACAGATAAAAGCGCTCCAAGAATCTTTATTTCAGAATTAGAATTAGAAAAATGCTCTGCTGAATTACAGGAAACAGTACAGAACATTTTGAACAGTTGTGACCAAAATGTATTCAACGATCCTGAATTGGTTTTAAGCGGATCTGTTTGGAAAGGAAACTCTCAAAAGATCTACAAATCATTATTAGAAGAATCTGAATATGCAGCGTGGATGTACGTTTACGGTTTTAGAGCAAATCATTTCACTATAAATACTAATGCTTTAAAAGGCTTTAAAACATTAGAAGAATTAAATAATTTCTTAGAAGAAAGCGGTTGGAAATTAAACGCTTCTGGTGGAAAAATCAAAGGAACGCCAGAGCAATTATTAGAACAATCAAGCACATTGGCAGATTTATATGTAGTAGATTTTGAAGAAGGAGCAATCGAAATTCCGTCTTGCTATTATGAATTTGCACTTCGTTACCCAATGGCAAACGGAGAATTGTACCAGGGATTTGTGGCATCATCTGCAGATAAAATCTTTGAAAGTACAGATGTAAAGTTGCAGGAAGCTAAATAA
- a CDS encoding Lrp/AsnC family transcriptional regulator — translation MASIKKNENTDYLDREIMQKLSENGRIPFSDLAKELNISNSLVHLRVKKLQEAGVITGFGVKLNAKELGFETITYTGIVTKEARYSYSIAEKLKEIPEVIECHWVSGKYALFIKIVSFNNEELRKILYEQIHQIEGVGSTDSFFSFGAAFEKNLPV, via the coding sequence ATGGCAAGTATCAAGAAGAATGAAAATACTGACTATTTAGATCGCGAAATCATGCAAAAACTGAGTGAGAATGGGAGAATACCTTTTTCAGATCTTGCGAAAGAATTAAATATATCAAATTCATTGGTGCATTTAAGGGTCAAAAAATTACAAGAAGCTGGTGTAATTACAGGTTTTGGCGTCAAGCTAAATGCTAAAGAACTTGGTTTTGAAACTATTACCTACACCGGAATCGTTACTAAAGAAGCGCGATACTCTTATTCTATTGCCGAAAAACTGAAAGAAATCCCAGAAGTGATCGAATGTCACTGGGTTTCGGGGAAATATGCTTTATTCATCAAAATTGTTTCTTTTAACAACGAAGAGCTTCGTAAAATTCTATACGAACAAATTCACCAAATCGAAGGCGTTGGAAGCACAGATTCGTTTTTCTCTTTTGGTGCGGCGTTTGAGAAGAATTTGCCGGTTTAG
- a CDS encoding META domain-containing protein, translating into MKNYILLFVAVLALSFNSCTTMKNTTSSSDLYNTTWELEYISGPRIAFDGLFPTKKPFIKFDESKGQVFGNAGCNGYSAPYTLKGKSLSFGEQGPATMMYCDGGGEQVFTQMIRKIDSYSIDKDGKLNLLIKDVPMMRFKKVADK; encoded by the coding sequence ATGAAAAATTACATCTTACTTTTTGTTGCTGTTTTAGCACTATCATTTAATTCTTGTACAACGATGAAGAATACCACAAGCTCTTCTGATCTTTACAATACAACTTGGGAATTAGAATATATTTCTGGTCCGCGTATTGCTTTTGATGGTCTGTTTCCTACCAAAAAACCATTTATTAAATTTGACGAAAGTAAAGGTCAGGTTTTCGGAAATGCTGGTTGTAACGGTTACAGCGCTCCTTATACTTTAAAAGGGAAATCTCTTAGTTTTGGAGAGCAAGGTCCGGCTACAATGATGTATTGCGATGGCGGCGGCGAACAGGTTTTTACACAAATGATCAGAAAAATTGATTCTTATTCTATTGATAAAGATGGTAAACTTAATTTGTTGATTAAAGACGTGCCAATGATGAGATTTAAAAAAGTGGCTGATAAATAA
- a CDS encoding LuxR C-terminal-related transcriptional regulator → MLDKKTILIGCDDTMVLTKVLHILSTIIDFTISTVSVSRAADLNRTAESLNPDLIFLCFKKNQTIINDPNFNSCKNDIPILCLTKNDECESLCWSKNCIVFTYSYNHLNNSEYLIYRIRSIFLLKKGETRSTIPTSFVEAAFQKNNSNKLSHYVMELDQKVEVLLKVKERISYLYPNVDDSTRIELMSIVNSIKTVANDKKLWDDFKIYFEQSNPNFLLALAKKHPSLSSKDLKYCCYIKMNMSNNDITNLLGINQESVRTHKYRLKKKLTLKKEQDIISYLRTVS, encoded by the coding sequence ATGCTTGACAAGAAAACAATATTGATTGGATGTGATGATACTATGGTATTAACCAAGGTATTACATATTTTGTCGACCATAATAGATTTCACTATTTCGACCGTTTCTGTTTCAAGAGCCGCAGATTTAAATCGTACAGCAGAATCCTTAAATCCCGATCTGATTTTTTTATGTTTCAAAAAAAACCAGACCATTATAAATGATCCAAATTTTAATTCCTGCAAAAATGATATTCCAATTCTCTGTTTAACAAAAAACGATGAATGTGAATCTTTATGCTGGTCAAAAAATTGTATCGTTTTTACGTATTCTTATAACCATTTAAATAATTCCGAATATTTAATCTATAGAATTCGATCTATTTTTTTACTCAAAAAAGGAGAAACAAGAAGTACTATTCCCACATCGTTTGTCGAAGCAGCATTTCAAAAGAATAACTCCAATAAATTAAGCCATTATGTAATGGAACTTGATCAAAAGGTTGAAGTCCTTTTAAAGGTAAAAGAACGCATTTCATACCTTTATCCTAATGTAGATGATAGTACGAGAATAGAATTAATGTCGATTGTAAATTCTATAAAAACAGTCGCAAACGATAAAAAACTCTGGGATGATTTTAAAATTTATTTCGAACAATCAAATCCCAATTTTCTTTTGGCTTTAGCCAAAAAACATCCTTCGCTAAGCTCCAAAGATTTAAAATATTGTTGCTACATCAAAATGAATATGAGCAACAATGACATCACAAATCTCCTTGGAATCAATCAGGAAAGCGTACGTACCCACAAATACCGCCTGAAAAAGAAATTGACCCTTAAAAAAGAACAGGATATTATCTCGTACTTGAGAACTGTTTCTTAA